Proteins co-encoded in one Brassica rapa cultivar Chiifu-401-42 chromosome A02, CAAS_Brap_v3.01, whole genome shotgun sequence genomic window:
- the LOC103853933 gene encoding protein COLD-REGULATED 15B, chloroplastic: protein MSMSISGAMLSGVGSSLLINGSKRSGGVGGGSMSVGRKNATITPQRNKSWVLAAVKGDGKSKNDPKWLDDASQKAGEFVKDMGSEVGHVTAQKGQEVKDHIESARNYIVEKAGEAMDTVAENAKKASEFVTDKGKETKEETVLITEKAKDFIVEKAGEAKDSATDMRKKTAKYVGDKAAEAKEAIFPPKTEE, encoded by the exons ATGTCGATGTCTATTTCTGGAGCTATGCTTAGTGGGGTGGGCTCTTCGTTATTGATCAACGGAAGCAAGAGAAGCGGCGGCGTAGGCGGTGGATCTATGAGTGTTGGCCGGAAGAATGCGACCATTACACCGCAGAGAAACAAGTCATGGGTCCTAGCCGCCGTGAAAGGTGATGGAAAATCAAAGAACGACCCCAAATGGCTAGATGATGCCTC ACAGAAAGCTGGCGAGTTCGTGAAGGACATGGGGAGTGAAGTGGGGCACGTGACTGCTCAGAAAGGACAAGAAGTTAAAGATCATATAGAGAGTGCAAGAAACTATATTGTTGAGAAAGCTGGTGAAGCGATGGACACGGTGGCTGAAAATGCTAAGAAAGCTTCTGAGTTTGTGACGGATAAAGGCAAAGAGACCAAGGAAGAAACTGTTTTAATAACTGAAAAGGCTAAAGATTTCATTGTTGAAAAAGCTGGTGAAGCCAAAGATTCGGCGACGGATATGCGCAAGAAAACGGCTAAGTACGTTGGAGATAAAGCAGCAGAGGCTAAAGAAGCTATATTTCCTCCAAAAACCGAAGAATAG